AAtaataaaaccataaaacaagTAAATAAATAGAGGGTAACTTTCAAATTTGTGATTAATTTACGTCTATTTAatgaaaaatttaaacaaaatacAGTTATTATTTGACTGTCATATCAGACCTGTCAAATAAATGGTAACTTCCAAATTTGTGATTAATTAACGCCTATTTAAtcaaaaatttaaacaaaatacAGTTATTATTTGACTGTCATATGAGACCTGCCAAATAAATTTTTTCATCAATTGAAACGGTTTTGtatattttggtttttttttgtgttaatattacaataaatattttagacactttgataatttttttttttatgattaacttatatatgAGAAACATATGTATTGATTGATAAAATATTGGATTTTAGTATTGAATATTCTAAATCCTTAAGTACTAAAAGATATAATTGtttgataaataataaaaatatgtattgaatataaaaatattaattaataatatttaacttcaaactttaatttaaatatttgcaCCTATCAAATTAAGGATTTTTTTAACTTAATACCTATTTTAAGTGTCGGAAGAATTGCAATTatcaaatataattaaaataaataagtgtaataattaagtaattcTCTGAGTTATTTAGTTGTAGACATTTTAAAAAGGTGCTTATAACCGTATTAGTAGTATAATAAACCttttaaacataattgatatttattttttttttttaattattgatatttaTTCAATGTAACCATTAAAAGtccattcaattttttttcatcATACATTGTTATACGGCACTAAAATTATATTACTTAAAAATAtagttatataattttataggttaagaataaatatgaattttataaaaatttataagggtaaatttgaacCTTTTTTTCCATTAAATGGAGAAAGAGAAGTATGGATAAAGTTGTAATATAAGTGTGAGTTGAGGGGGAAATTAGAAGGAAAGAGTTTATATAAGGAGAAAGCAAGAGTGATATTCCCACTCACTCCTACCCATTACTTTCAACTTGTTCTTTTCTCTGCTCAAACATTGCGTCAAAATTCAACAACAGCAGCAATGGCTATGGCTTTCAAGATGgtactttcttcttcttcctctcttctttTCAATTTTAATCCTCTGCTTAATTCTAATCTGTTCCTTAATTAGGCAACCACTGGAATGTGGGTGGCTGATGAATGTAAGAATTCATTCATGGAGATGAAATGGAAAAAGGTCCACAGATTTGTAGTCTTCAAGATCGATGAGAAATCCAAATTGGTCACCGTCGATAAGGTTGGTGCTCCCGGCGAGGGCTATGATGCGCTTGCTGCTTCTTTGCCTGACGACGATTGCAGATACGCCGTCTTCGATTTCGACTATGTCACCGTCGATAATTGCCGCAAAAGCAAGATCTTCTTCATTGCCTGGTCCGTCCCTCCTCCCTTTTATCTTCCTCCCAATTTATTATTTCTGATTTTCCATAATTATCATATCAATTGAGTTTTTTTCTATTATAATCTCAACTCAAGAGTAGTTttcatgcttttttttttttttaataatgaaatttaaagTTGGTGATTAGTACTGTAATAGAATACtaaaaattgattttagagaaacAAAAAGATGGTTGACATTTTAAGCATCCAATGGGACTGAATAATGATTTGGTGAGAGAAAAACAGTGCCCATTAATTTTAATGCTATTTAGATAGAGATAATATAATCATTGTTAATCTAAGTATTACTAGTATGATTCTGCTCTTAATGCCATAGTATATAAACAAGCCTCATTCAAGGTCCCAATATTTTTAAGAAATCAAAAACAGATTTTTATGTAATTAATATAGATTATTTGGCACTTAAAAAATGATTTAACTTTTTacaattattataataaatttaatatttattgaaAATTACAAGCATGGTTATAAAaccacaataaaaaaaaaacgatgtattagaaaaaattaattataaaacttaaTTCAGAAATTAATATCAAAGAAAAcgagaagaaaaaaaatctatgAGACATGGAGCAAGTAGTGTATATAAAGATATAATAGAAAGTAATTTTCAACGCAAAtcgactatatatatatatataaaacagaTTGTCAGTGATtcagtttagtttagttttttaagTGTGTTTTTATATTCGTAATGTGTAATGTTAGTTTTGAATGAATTTCCAATAAGAATTTAGGAGTTAGAGTTTGAGATGTCGATGGAATAATTGGAGATCCTAGAAGCATATTATTAGTGCACAAGTTTTTCAATTACTTGTTGTTACAGTAttcttttatataataattgatATAATTAATCAGTTAGCAATTATTGGGTAGATGTAGCATATTAtaataagaagaagaataaaattACAGGGCTCCAACAGCATCAAGAATTAGAGCAAAGATGCTATATGCAACATCAAAAGATGGATTGAGGAGAGCATTAGAAGGGATCCATTATGAACTCCAAGCAACTGACCCAACTGAGATGGGTTTTGATATCATAACAGACAGAGCTAAATAGATTATTAATCATCTTTTCCCCTTTTATCTAATAAGTCCATACATTAGGTGCTTCTTTTCTTCTccttactcttttttttttttttcttttcttggaTTTTAGCACTACTAATGTAAGTTTATCTTCTTTCTAATCTTTAATCATAATTAAATAGTACTGTCTTATGAGTGCTAACTGGACCACATATTCCTCTCTTTTTATCATGGATGAGAGGTAAAACCATATGTTCAAAGTTGCTTTTCCCATTATACTTTCTCCAAAAGTTTGCTATTGTCTCAAGATTGTTCAAGAAAATACTCAATTTGTATTCAATTACTATGTTAAAAGACTACAAGCTTCTTAATATATAGCCGTTATAATTTATAACGGATATAACAACAAATTTTTAACCGTAGATAATTAACTCTAGTATAATAAGTAATTAAGATGGACCGCCGCGATTAAGATGCCCTATAATCTGAGGTTTTATGAGTATATCTACTAACTGTTGGGTAGTCCTCACTCTCATCAATAACAATTCGAACTTGTAATTTCTCTCGCATCAAATGATAATACATCTTTATGTGCTTTGATCGCTCATAAAAGGTTGAATTATGATCCAAATAAACTGCTGAATTCTTGTCATAATACAAGATTGATGATGTTTGTTGTGTGAAACCAATGGAAAGTTGAGCAAATAATTTAACCATTTATATGAAGTGAGTGCTAAAACTTTATACTTTGCCTCTGTTGAAATTTTGTAAACTACATGTTGCTTCTTACTTTCTAGGAAATAAAGGAATTCCCGAGAAATATTGCATACCTTCGTCTGTCTTAACAACTTGCCTAATCATAATCACTGAAACCTTTCAAAGACATTTTTGTAGATGattgagaaaaataatttatttgcaGGAAAAGTTTAATATATCTGAGTACTTTCATAGTTAGCCTAGAGATGATTT
The window above is part of the Euphorbia lathyris chromosome 3, ddEupLath1.1, whole genome shotgun sequence genome. Proteins encoded here:
- the LOC136223858 gene encoding actin-depolymerizing factor 5-like — translated: MAMAFKMATTGMWVADECKNSFMEMKWKKVHRFVVFKIDEKSKLVTVDKVGAPGEGYDALAASLPDDDCRYAVFDFDYVTVDNCRKSKIFFIAWAPTASRIRAKMLYATSKDGLRRALEGIHYELQATDPTEMGFDIITDRAK